A window from Carassius gibelio isolate Cgi1373 ecotype wild population from Czech Republic chromosome B3, carGib1.2-hapl.c, whole genome shotgun sequence encodes these proteins:
- the LOC127952702 gene encoding fibroin heavy chain-like isoform X1 yields MTARVCFSLTAVFLCLFGYLSITHAIQRRTTVDGFCPARLTVVPSHRGCSSDEDCPGGHKCCRFDCGPVCVLPVFMKPGQCPIPEMIPLCAKSCFHDGQCPDTQKCCPTTGGFACSEPRGQERGQASCQGSGSGQGAGQGSGYGQGAGAGQGSGYGQGAGAGQGSGIGLGQGSGYGQGSGYGQGAGAGQGSGIGSGQGSGYGQGSGQGSGYGQGAGAGQGSGYGQGAGAGQGSGIGLGQGSGYGQGSGQGSGYGQGAGAGQGSGIGSGQGSGYGQGAGAGQGSGYGQGAGAGQGSGYGQGAGAGQGSGYGQGSGQGSGYGQGSGQGSGYGQGAGAGQGSGYGQGAGAGQGSGAGQGSGQGSGYGQGAGAGQGSGYGQGSGQGSGYGQGAGAGQGSGYGQGAGAGQGSGYGQGAGAGQGSGYGQGAGAGQGSGAGQGSGQGSGYGQGAGAGQGSGYGQGAGAGQGSGYGQGAGAGQGSGAGQGSGAGQGSGAGQGSGAGQGSGAGQGSGQGAGAGQGSGAGQGAGAGQGSGAGQGSGQGAGAGQGSGQGAGAGQGSGQGAEAGQGSGAGQGSGQGAGAGQGSGQGAGAGQGSGAGQGSGQGAGAGQGSGAGQGSGQGAGAGQGSGAGQGSGQGAGAGQGSGAGQGSGQASGAGQGSGAGQGSGQGAGAGQGSGAGQGAGAGQGSGAGQGSSQGAGAGQGSGAGQGSGQGAGAGQGSGAGQGSGQGAGAGQGSGAGQGSGQGAGAGQGAGTGQGSGQGSGAGQGAGAGQGNGAGQGAGAGQGSGQGSGAGQGSGQGAGAGQGSGAGQGAGAGQGSGAGQGSGAGQGAGAGHGAGQGAGAGHGAGQGAGAGQGSGQGAGAGQGSGQGAGAGQGSGAGQGSGQGAGAGQGSGAGQGSGQGTGAGQGSGQGTGAGQGSGTGQGSGQASGAGQGSGHGAGASQGSGAGQGAGAGQGSWAGQGAGAGQGSGAGQGSGQGAGAGQGSGAGQGSGQGAGAGQGSGAGQGSGQGAGAGQGSGAGQGSGQGAGAGQGSGAGQGSGQGAGAGQGSGAGQGSGQGAGAGQGSGAGQGSGQGAGAGQGSGAGQGSGQGAGAGQGSGAGQGSGQGAGAGQGSGAGQGSGQGAGAGQGSGAGQGSGQGAGAGQGSGAGQGSGQGAGAGQGSGQGAGAGQGSGQGAGAGQGSGAGQGSGAGQGSGHGSGAGQGSGHGSGAGQGSGHGSGAGQGSGHGSGAGQGSGHGSGAGQGSGHGRGAGQGAGAGEGAAQGSGQGAGHGSGAGQGCGRGNCHGCGQGQCCGQGHVNGNLA; encoded by the exons ATGACGGCTCGAGTGTGTTTCTCGTTGACTGctgtttttttgtgtctgttcggatacttgagcataactcatgctattcaaagacgaaccacag TGGACGGTTTCTGTCCGGCGAGGCTGACGGTCGTGCCGTCCCATCGAGGGtgttcctctgatgaagactgccctggagggcacaaatgctgtcgatttgactgtgggcctgtttgcgtgctgcccgttttca tgaagccgggtcagtgtcccATACCGGAAATGATTCCACTGTGTGCtaaaagctgtttccatgatggccagtgtcctgacacacagaaatgttgcccaaccaccggtggctttgcatgcagtgaaccacGTGGTCAGGAAAGAGGTCAGGCAAGTTGTCAAGGAAGCGGCtctggtcagggcgccggacagggaagcggttatggccagggcgccggagcgggacagggaagcggttatggccagggcgccggagcgggacagggtagcggcattggtttgggccagggaagcggttatggccagggaagcggttatggccagggtgcaggagcgggacagggaagcggcattggttcgggacagggaagcggttatggccagggaagtggccagggaagcggttatggccagggtgcaggagcgggacagggaagcggttatggccagggcgccggagcgggacagggtagcggcattggtttgggacagggaagcggttatggccagggaagtggccagggaagcggttatggccagggcgccggagcgggacagggaagcggcattggttcgggacagggaagcggttatggccagggcgccggagcgggacagggaagcggttatggccagggcgccggagcgggacagggaagcggttatggccagggcgccggagcgggacagggaagcggttatggccagggaagtggccagggaagcggttatggccagggaagtggccagggaagcggttatggccagggtgcaggagcgggacagggaagcggttatggccagggcgccggagcgggacagggaagcggagctggtcagggaagtggccagggaagcggttatggccagggcgccggagcgggacagggaagcggttatggccagggaagtggccagggaagcggttatggccagggtgcaggagcgggacagggaagcggttatggccagggtgcaggagcgggacagggaagcggttatggtcagggcgccggagcgggacagggaagcggttatggccagggcgccggagcgggacagggaagcggagctggtcagggaagtggccagggaagcggttatggccagggcgccggagcgggacagggaagcggttatggccagggcgccggagcgggacagggaagcggttatggccagggcgccggcgcgggacagggaagcggcgctggacagggaagcggcgctggacagggaagcggcgctggacagggaagcggcgctggacagggaagcggagctggacagggaagtggccagggcgctggagctggtcagggaagcggggctggtcagggcgctggagctggtcagggaagcggagctggacagggaagcggtcagggcgctggagctggacagggaagcggtcagggcgctggagctggacagggaagcggtcagggcgctgaagctggacagggaagcggagctggacagggaagtggtcagggtgctggagctggacagggaagtggtcagggcgctggagctggacagggaagcggagctggacagggaagtggtcagggcgctggagctggacagggaagcggagctggacagggaagtggtcagggcgctggagctggacagggaagcggagctggacagggaagtggtcagggcgctggagctggtcagggaagcggagctggacagggaagtggccaggcaagcggagctggacagggaagcggagctggacagggaagtggccagggcgctggagctggtcagggaagcggggctggtcagggcgctggagctggtcagggaagcggggctggacagggaagcagtcagggcgctggagctggacagggaagcggagctggacagggaagcggccagggcgctggagctggacagggaagcggagctggacagggaagcggccagggcgctggagctggacagggaagcggagctggacagggaagcggccagggcgctggagctggtcagggcgctggaactggtcagggaagtggacagggaagcggagcaggtcagggcgctggagctggccaGGGAaacggagctggtcagggcgctggagctggtcagggaagtggacagggaagcggagctggacagggaagtggccagggcgctggagctggtcagggaagcggggctggtcagggcgctggggctggtcagggaagcggagctggtcagggaagcggagctggacagggcgctggagctggtcatggagctggacagggcgctggagctggtcatggagctggacagggcgctggagctggacagggaagcggtcagggcgctggagctggacagggaagcggtcagggcgctggagctggacagggaagcggagctggacagggaagtggtcagggcgctggagctggacagggaagcggagctggacagggaagtggtcagggtactggagctggacagggaagtggtcagggtactggagctggtcagggaagcggaactggacagggaagtggccaggcaagcggagctggacagggaagtggccacggCGCTGGAGCTAGTCAGGGAAgtggggctggtcagggcgctggagctggtcagggaagctgggctggtcagggcgctggagctggtcagggaagcggggctggacagggaagcggtcagggcgctggagctggacagggaagcggggctggacagggaagcggtcagggcgctggagctggacagggaagcggagctggacagggaagcggccagggcgctggagctggacagggaagcggagctggacagggaagcggccagggcgctggagctggacagggaagcggagctggacagggaagcggccagggcgctggagctggacagggaagcggagctggacagggaagcggccagggcgctggagctggacagggaagcggagctggacagggaagcggtcagggcgctggagctggacagggaagcggagctggacagggaagcggtcagggcgctggagctggacagggaagcggagctggacagggaagcggtcagggcgctggagctggacagggaagcggagctggacagggaagcggtcagggcgctggagctggacagggaagcggagctggacagggaagcggtcagggcgctggagctggacagggaagcggagctggacagggaagcggtcagggcgctggagctggacagggaagcggtcagggcgctggagctggacagggaagcggtcagggcgctggagctggacagggaagcggagctggacagggaagcggagctggacagggaagcggccatggaagcggagctggacagggaagcggccatggaagcggagctggacagggaagcggccatggaagcggagctggacagggaagcggccatggaagcggagctggacagggaagcggccatggaagcggagctggacagggaagcggccatggaagAGGAGCTGGTCAAGGCGCAGGAGCTGGTGAGGGCGCTgctcagggaagcggccagggcgcagGACATGGCAGCGGTGCTGGACAGGGATGCGGCCGAGGGAATTGTCATGGATGTGGCCAAGGTCAATGTTGTGGTCAGGGACATGTTAATGGTAATTTAGCATAA
- the LOC127952702 gene encoding fibroin heavy chain-like isoform X2 → MTARVCFSLTAVFLCLFGYLSITHAIQRRTTVDGFCPARLTVVPSHRGCSSDEDCPGGHKCCRFDCGPVCVLPVFMKPGQCPIPEMIPLCAKSCFHDGQCPDTQKCCPTTGGFACSEPRGQERGQASCQGSGSGQGAGQGSGYGQGAGAGQGSGYGQGAGAGQGSGIGLGQGSGYGQGSGYGQGAGAGQGSGIGSGQGSGYGQGSGQGSGYGQGAGAGQGSGYGQGAGAGQGSGIGLGQGSGYGQGSGQGSGYGQGAGAGQGSGIGSGQGSGYGQGAGAGQGSGYGQGAGAGQGSGYGQGSGQGSGYGQGSGQGSGYGQGAGAGQGSGYGQGAGAGQGSGAGQGSGQGSGYGQGAGAGQGSGYGQGSGQGSGYGQGAGAGQGSGYGQGAGAGQGSGYGQGAGAGQGSGYGQGAGAGQGSGAGQGSGQGSGYGQGAGAGQGSGYGQGAGAGQGSGYGQGAGAGQGSGAGQGSGAGQGSGAGQGSGQGAGAGQGSGAGQGAGAGQGSGAGQGSGQGAGAGQGSGQGAGAGQGSGQGAEAGQGSGAGQGSGQGAGAGQGSGQGAGAGQGSGAGQGSGQGAGAGQGSGAGQGSGQGAGAGQGSGAGQGSGQGAGAGQGSGAGQGSGQASGAGQGSGAGQGSGQGAGAGQGSGAGQGAGAGQGSGAGQGAGAGQGSGAGQGSSQGAGAGQGSGAGQGSGQGAGAGQGSGAGQGSGQGAGAGQGSGAGQGSGQGAGAGQGAGTGQGSGQGSGAGQGAGAGQGNGAGQGAGAGQGSGQGSGAGQGSGQGAGAGQGSGAGQGAGAGQGSGAGQGSGAGQGAGAGHGAGQGAGAGHGAGQGAGAGQGSGQGAGAGQGSGQGAGAGQGSGAGQGSGQGAGAGQGSGAGQGSGQGTGAGQGSGQGTGAGQGSGTGQGSGQASGAGQGSGHGAGASQGSGAGQGAGAGQGSGAGQGAGAGQGSGAGQGSGQGAGAGQGSGAGQGSGQGAGAGQGSGAGQGSGQGAGAGQGSGAGQGSGQGAGAGQGSGAGQGSGQGAGAGQGSGAGQGSGQGAGAGQGSGAGQGSGQGAGAGQGSGAGQGSGQGAGAGQGSGAGQGSGQGAGAGQGSGAGQGSGQGAGAGQGSGAGQGSGQGAGAGQGSGAGQGSGQGAGAGQGSGQGAGAGQGSGQGAGAGQGSGAGQGSGHGSGAGQGSGHGSGAGQGSGHGSGAGQGSGHGRGAGQGAGAGEGAAQGSGQGAGHGSGAGQGCGRGNCHGCGQGQCCGQGHVNGNLA, encoded by the exons ATGACGGCTCGAGTGTGTTTCTCGTTGACTGctgtttttttgtgtctgttcggatacttgagcataactcatgctattcaaagacgaaccacag TGGACGGTTTCTGTCCGGCGAGGCTGACGGTCGTGCCGTCCCATCGAGGGtgttcctctgatgaagactgccctggagggcacaaatgctgtcgatttgactgtgggcctgtttgcgtgctgcccgttttca tgaagccgggtcagtgtcccATACCGGAAATGATTCCACTGTGTGCtaaaagctgtttccatgatggccagtgtcctgacacacagaaatgttgcccaaccaccggtggctttgcatgcagtgaaccacGTGGTCAGGAAAGAGGTCAGGCAAGTTGTCAAGGAAGCGGCtctggtcagggcgccggacagggaagcggttatggccagggcgccggagcgggacagggaagcggttatggccagggcgccggagcgggacagggtagcggcattggtttgggccagggaagcggttatggccagggaagcggttatggccagggtgcaggagcgggacagggaagcggcattggttcgggacagggaagcggttatggccagggaagtggccagggaagcggttatggccagggtgcaggagcgggacagggaagcggttatggccagggcgccggagcgggacagggtagcggcattggtttgggacagggaagcggttatggccagggaagtggccagggaagcggttatggccagggcgccggagcgggacagggaagcggcattggttcgggacagggaagcggttatggccagggcgccggagcgggacagggaagcggttatggccagggcgccggagcgggacagggaagcggttatggccagggaagtggccagggaagcggttatggccagggaagtggccagggaagcggttatggccagggtgcaggagcgggacagggaagcggttatggccagggcgccggagcgggacagggaagcggagctggtcagggaagtggccagggaagcggttatggccagggcgccggagcgggacagggaagcggttatggccagggaagtggccagggaagcggttatggccagggtgcaggagcgggacagggaagcggttatggccagggtgcaggagcgggacagggaagcggttatggtcagggcgccggagcgggacagggaagcggttatggccagggcgccggagcgggacagggaagcggagctggtcagggaagtggccagggaagcggttatggccagggcgccggagcgggacagggaagcggttatggccagggcgccggagcgggacagggaagcggttatggccagggcgccggagcgggacagggaagcggcgctggacagggaagcggagctggacagggaagcggagctggacagggaagtggccagggcgctggagctggtcagggaagcggggctggtcagggcgctggagctggtcagggaagcggagctggacagggaagcggtcagggcgctggagctggacagggaagcggtcagggcgctggagctggacagggaagcggtcagggcgctgaagctggacagggaagcggagctggacagggaagtggtcagggtgctggagctggacagggaagtggtcagggcgctggagctggacagggaagcggagctggacagggaagtggtcagggcgctggagctggacagggaagcggagctggacagggaagtggtcagggcgctggagctggacagggaagcggagctggacagggaagtggtcagggcgctggagctggtcagggaagcggagctggacagggaagtggccaggcaagcggagctggacagggaagcggagctggacagggaagtggccagggcgctggagctggtcagggaagcggggctggtcagggcgctggagctggtcagggaagcggggctggtcagggcgctggagctggtcagggaagcggggctggacagggaagcagtcagggcgctggagctggacagggaagcggagctggacagggaagcggccagggcgctggagctggacagggaagcggagctggacagggaagcggccagggcgctggagctggacagggaagcggagctggacagggaagcggccagggcgctggagctggtcagggcgctggaactggtcagggaagtggacagggaagcggagcaggtcagggcgctggagctggccaGGGAaacggagctggtcagggcgctggagctggtcagggaagtggacagggaagcggagctggacagggaagtggccagggcgctggagctggtcagggaagcggggctggtcagggcgctggggctggtcagggaagcggagctggtcagggaagcggagctggacagggcgctggagctggtcatggagctggacagggcgctggagctggtcatggagctggacagggcgctggagctggacagggaagcggtcagggcgctggagctggacagggaagcggtcagggcgctggagctggacagggaagcggagctggacagggaagtggtcagggcgctggagctggacagggaagcggagctggacagggaagtggtcagggtactggagctggacagggaagtggtcagggtactggagctggtcagggaagcggaactggacagggaagtggccaggcaagcggagctggacagggaagtggccacggCGCTGGAGCTAGTCAGGGAAgtggggctggtcagggcgctggagctggtcagggaagcggggctggtcagggcgctggagctggtcagggaagcggggctggacagggaagcggtcagggcgctggagctggacagggaagcggagctggacagggaagcggccagggcgctggagctggacagggaagcggagctggacagggaagcggccagggcgctggagctggacagggaagcggagctggacagggaagcggccagggcgctggagctggacagggaagcggagctggacagggaagcggccagggcgctggagctggacagggaagcggagctggacagggaagcggccagggcgctggagctggacagggaagcggagctggacagggaagcggtcagggcgctggagctggacagggaagcggagctggacagggaagcggtcagggcgctggagctggacagggaagcggagctggacagggaagcggtcagggcgctggagctggacagggaagcggagctggacagggaagcggtcagggcgctggagctggacagggaagcggagctggacagggaagcggtcagggcgctggagctggacagggaagcggagctggacagggaagcggtcagggcgctggagctggacagggaagcggtcagggcgctggagctggacagggaagcggtcagggcgctggagctggacagggaagcggagctggacagggaagcggccatggaagcggagctggacagggaagcggccatggaagcggagctggacagggaagcggccatggaagcggagctggacagggaagcggccatggaagAGGAGCTGGTCAAGGCGCAGGAGCTGGTGAGGGCGCTgctcagggaagcggccagggcgcagGACATGGCAGCGGTGCTGGACAGGGATGCGGCCGAGGGAATTGTCATGGATGTGGCCAAGGTCAATGTTGTGGTCAGGGACATGTTAATGGTAATTTAGCATAA